GGGAACGGGCCGGCCGGCCCGTGGCACGTCGCGCACGTGTTGTCGCCGGTCTGGGGGCCACCGAGGTGGTTGCACGGGAGCGGCTTGCCGTCCATGCCATACACGACCGCGCCGCCGGCGCCGCAGGTCTGCGCCGCCGCGCCGGTGAACGACACGTAGTCGTGGCAGCCCTGGCAGGCCAGCCGGTTCTGGACGGTGTGCGACTGGGTGCCTTGCGTGGCGCTGCCGTGGCAAGCGTCGCACTGGCGGATGTCGCGGGGGTAGGTCGCCTCGATGCCGTGGAACAGGTTGGCGGTGGCGACCTGCGCGCCGTTGTGGATGCGGTGGATGAACGACGCCGAGTCGGCCAGCGGGTTGCTGGTCCGCCCGGGGTTGTGGCAGGTGTTGCACATCGTCGGGTCGACGCGGCCGCCGCCGTGGAACGCCGCCGACGTCGTGGTCTCGGTCTTGAACTTGGCGTGGCACCCGCTGCACGAGTCCGGCGACACGATCTCGCGGACCGTCGGGGCGCCGGCGCCGCTCGGGACGAAGTAGTACGGCTCGTTGGCGGCGTAGTAGGTGTTGGCGTTGATCGTGTAGAACAGATCGGTCTGCCGGGTCACCTGGACCCAGACCACGTGGTTGTCGGCGAGGTGGGCGGCGTCGTAGGCGACGGCGCGCGGCCCGTTGGCCGTGTCGGTGGTCGGGAAGACGTACTGGTACTCACCGGCGCCGCGCCCGATCTCGGTCAGGGTGCCGTGGCCCGCGGCGGTCCCGGTCGGGTTGTACTGGCCGGGCGTGCCCGCCGGCACCGAGGTGCTCGCGGTCTTGGTGTACATCGTGAGCGGCGAGACGATGTCGCTGGCGCTCTTGGTGAAGTAGCCCATCGCGAAGCGCGGCTGCATCGCGGTGTTGATCGAGTAGACGCCCGCCTGGCCGCCGGCGCCGATATCGAGCGGGAAGCCGCGGTCGTCCCTCATGTTGAAGCGGACCGTGACAGGAGAGGTCGTGCTGACCGACTCGATCTCGACGTTGACGCCGGTGCTCGGCGACAGCGCGCCGCTCGGCCCGAAGTTACACACGTACGACGTCGCGGCGGCGTTGACCTCGCTGGGGTCGAGCGTGCCGTCGTCGTTGACGTCGACGCCGGTCTCGATGCGCACGCCGCCGAACGGGCAGTGCATGCCGGCCAGCTCCTCTGCGGTCGTGACCAGCGAGCTGTGGCCGCCACCGCCCGGGTCGCCGTCGCACACGTACGAGGTCGAGGTGACCTCGCTGGCGTCCAGCGTGCCGTTGTCGTTGGTGTCGACGCCGACCTGGACCACGACGCCGCCGTTGGCGCAGTTGGCCCCCGGAGGCTCGGCCGAGGTCGTGGCCAGCGCGGTGTGGCCGTCGCCGCCGTTGGGGCCAGGGTCGCCTGTACAGGCGAGTAGCCCGACAACCATCAATCCGAGTCCAAGTGGTCGCAAGCGCATGGCAAACCTCTCCACGATGTTTGCCCCGACGTGTGCAAAACCTACACCACCCAGGCGAACCCTTCTTAGGGCCGAAATTTCGCCGGTCCTTGGCCATGAACCGCGCCGCCGCACCAGATCGCCGGCAATTCGCCGCGCATGATCCGATGCGCGCGCAAGGTGTGCGGGCGATCCGGCGTGGTGCGTCAATGCACCGGCCGCCGCCGCGCCGGAATACGGCTCAAGGCTGGATGTCCCGGGCCACGATGGGGCCCGAAATCCTTTTGATTTCAGATGGAAGAACGTTCGCTGAGGGATCGCGCCGAGGCTGCGGACGAGCGCGTCACTGGTGGGAACTTGTGGCCGATCGCGCAGCTTTTTCGCTCCGGCGGGTGGCGCGAGCAGCCTGCGCGCGGCTTGGGTCCGCCGCGATCTCGGTGATCGGGACCGCGGTCGCGCTCCTCCTTATTCCCGTCGACGCGCTCGAGGAGCGGGGCAAGTCGACCCGTGCGGATGCGCACAATGTGGCAGCGCGCCCCACGTCAGCCGACGGAGAGCAACCGGCCGAGGGTCGCGGCCGCGAGGTCGAGCTCGTCGTCCGTGACGTACGGCGCCGGGCCGAGCCGGAGCCGGCTGCCGCGGGCGTCGGCGTAGATGCCCTCGGCGCGCAACGCGGGCACGAGGGCGCCGGCGCGTGGGGTCTCGATCGCGACGAAGCCGCCGCGACGGGCCGGGTCGAGCGGGGTGACGACCGTGAGCTCGAGCCGGAGCGCGGCGTCGATGAGGCGCTGGGTCTGGGTCAGCGACAGCGCGCGCAGCCGCGGACGTCGAGGCCGGCGTCCTGGGCGAAGCGGGCGACCGCGGCGGCCCGGTAGAAGCTGGCGGGATCGAAGGTGCTGCCGGCGAACGCCGCGGCGCCGTGGGCCTCATAGCCGATCGCCCGCGCGCGATCGCGCGGCCCCTCGAGCTCGGCGAAGCCCGCGAACCAGCCGGTGTAGACCGGCCGCAGCGCCGCGCCGCCGGGCGGCACCCGCAGGAAGCACGTGCCCTCGCCCCACTGCGCGTACTTGTAGCCGCCCGCGACGACGAACACGTCGTCGCCGAGCTCGGCCAGCGTGATCGGGACGACGTGCCACGCGTGGTAGGCGTCGATCAACACCTGGGCGCCGCGGCGCCGGGCCGCCGCCGCGACCGCGGCGAGGTCGGGCACGATCGTGGCGGTCTCGAACAGCACGCTCGACGCCAGCACCGCGGCGGTGTCGTCGCGCACCGCCGCCGCCAGCCGCTCGGCCAGGGTGTCGACCGGAGCGGCGTCGACCCAGGTCACCTCGACGCCGGCCTCGGCCAGGCGGCGCAGCTGGCGATCCATCGAGTGGAACTCGCCGGTCGTGGTCACCAGGTGCGGCCGCGCGCGCAGGTCGAGCGCGGACAGGAAGCGCGCGACCAGCTCGTGGGTGTTGGCGGCGAACGCCAGCTCGGCGGGCTGGGCGCCGATCCGCTCGGCGATGTAACGGCGCAGCTCGTCCTGCACCGCGAACACCCGCGCCCACTTGTCGTCGACGTGCAGCGCCGCGTCGGCGAACGCGGCGTCCTGCCCGGCCCGCGCGACGTCGGGCCACGCCTGGTGCGAGTGCCCGGTGAGCAGGACCCGGCGCGGCGCGCCGGCCGGGACCGCGAGGAACTGGCGGTAGTGCGCGCGCAGCGCGTGGGGATCGAGGGCGAGGGTCACGCGCCGACTGTCACCCGGGCGCGCCGCGCCAACAACCCGCCGCGGCGCCTGGCTGGGCGTCGCCGGCGCGGGCGCGGTCCGGAGGGCGGACGCCGCGGCCTGGCCACCCGATCGAGCGGCGTGCGCGGTCCATCGCGCGGCCGGGCGACCGTCCACCAGGCCCGCGTCGACGACGCCGCCATCGCGCCGTCGCGGTCGCGCCGCCGCGGTCACGCGCCGCGCAGGGCCGCGGCGATGCCGGCGACGATCGGCGCGGCGACGTCGTCGTCGACGCGGGCCTGGTGGACGGTGACGAAGTCGAGCATGGCGCGGCTGAGGTCGGCGAGCTTGGTCTCGACGGCGGCGAGCTGGCCGCGGGCGTGGAGCTCGCGGCGGGCGGCGGTGCAGAGGTAGTACACGCAGCGGCCAGGGCGGTGCGCGACGGCGAGCGTGCAGCCGCGCGCGCCGCGGAAGGCACAGCCGGCGTGGCCGTCGGCGCCGGGGGGCGGGACGAGGTCGCGCGGGCGCGTGCCGGCGTGGGCGAGCGCGGCGATCTCGCGATCCTCGAACAGCTCCTCGGTGACGCCGGCGCAGCAGTCGCCGCCGTCGTAGCCGCCGCGGGGCCAGGGCGCGCCGGCGGCGCAGGTGCGGCACCCGGCGATCGCCTCGACCTCGGCGGCGACGGCGAGCTTGCGCGCGCGCAGCTCGAGCGCGAGGGCCCGCTCGTCGTCGTCGATGGGGCGCGCGCGCTCCTCGCGCAGGCGCCGCCGGACCGCGACGACCTCGTCGGCCCGCGACGCCGGCTGGCGCAGCTTGATCAGGAGGCGCTCGACCGCGATGAGCACGGCGCACGGTAGCACCTCGGCGATCGCGCGGGCGCGCGACCTCACCACGGAGCGTCGGCGCGTCGCGAGTTGCGGACGCGATGCGGGTCCGTCACGCTTCGCGGCGATGACCACGCCCGCCGTTCCTCCCGACCCCGCCGACCTCGCGGCCCAGCTCAACGCGCACCTCGGAGGATGGAACCAGGCGATGGGGCTGCGGCTGATCCGGGCCTCGGTCGACGAGTGCGTCGGCGAGCTCACGGTCACCGACGTCCACCGCCAGCCCTACGGCATCGTCCACGGCGGCGTCCACGCCGGGATCATCGAGGCCGCGTGCTCGACCGGCGCGGCGGTGGTGGCGCTGGGGCGCGGCCAGACGGTGGTCGGGCTCGAGAACGCCACGTCGTTCATCGCCGCGGCGCGCGACGGGGTCTTGCGCGTCACGGCCACGCCGATCACGCGCGGCCGCCGGACCCAGGTCTGGCAGGCCCAGGTCACCGACGCCGCGGGCCGCACGTTGGCCACCGGCCGCGTGCGCTTGCTGTGCCTCGATCCTGGCGCCGACATCGCCGGCGCACGCGCGGGCGTGGGCTGACCCGCGACGCCGGCAGCGCGGCCATCGCCGTCGAGGGCCAGCGCCTCGGTCGGCCCCAGGCGCCGCGGCACCGCCGCGCCGCTACGCCACGCGCGCGACGATGGCGCCAGCGCGGGCCACGAGCAGCTCGCCCTCGGCGAGCGGGGCCCAGCCCTCGGTGCTGAGCGGCACGCTGGCGACGAGCACCACCCGCTGCTCGCCAGCGTGCGCGCCGGTGATCGCGAGGCCCGGCGCCTCGATCGGCGACGGCTCGACCGCGCACACGCGGGTCAGGACGTGGAGGCCGGGCGGGCCGAAGCCGCCGCCGGGGCGGGTGCGGATGTGGCCGTGCGCGAACAGCAGCTCGCCGTCGCTGTACAGGAAGTTGGCCGGGCCGAGCGGCCGCAGCGTCGCGGCGAACTCACCGACGATCGCGATCCGCTGCTCGACCGTCGGGGGCTCGTCGCCGAGCCACGGCTCGCGCAGCCGATCGAGCAGGACGCAGAACGCGTGCTCGGAGTCGGTGTCGCCGAGCGGGCGCGCGCCGGCGCGAGCCACCGCGGGCAACCGCGCGCGATCGAGATCGCCGTTGTGCGCGAACAGGTGCGTGCGGCCGCCGAGCTCCCGCGCGAACGGCTGACAGCTCGCCAGCGTGCGCGTGCCCTGGGTGAGCCGACGGACGTGCGCGAGCACGATCGAGCTGGCGAGCGGCTGGCGCTGCAGGAACTCGACCCAGGGGCTGTCGCTGGCGGCGGTCACGTCCTTGAACACGCGCGCGTCGGTGCCGTCGTAGAACCCGACGCCCCAGCCGTCCTTGTGCGGCCCGGTCAGGCCGCCGTGGCGCGCCAGCTCGCCCAGCGACAGCCGCACCGTCGCCGGGACCCGGCTCGACATCGCCAGCAGCTCGCACATGGTGGCAGCGTGCCGCGGACCGGCGCGCGCGGCAACCGCGCGCGCACCAGCGCCAGGCGCTCGGCCTGGAGCTCGGCCGACGCCGACGCCGACGTCGGCGAGAGATCGCGCTGCAGCCGGTAGAAGCCCTCGACCCAGGCCATGGGCGCCGACGGGGTCGGTCCTCCGATCGGCACGGCGCGATCCTGCCATCAGCGTCGGGCGGGCCCGCGCACGTTCGATCCGAGCGCGAGGTAGTCGCCGGCGGCGTAGGCCGCGCGGGCCGCCCGCCGCAGCGCCTTGCCGCTGCCGCCGATCGGGAGCGCGTCGAGCGCGCACCAGGCCCAGCGCCGCGGCAGCTTGTAGCCGGCGAGACGCCCGCGCAGGAACGTGGTGAGGTCGGCGGCCGACGGCGCCCGGGCCGCGGCCCGCGGCGCGACCAGCGCGGTCACGACCTGGCCCCACTCGGGATCGTCGCTGCCGAACACCACCGCGCCGGCCAGCGCCGGGTGCGCGGCGAGCGCGGCCTCGACCTCGGCCGGGTAGACGTTGCTGCCGCCCGAGATGATCGTGTCGTGCTTGCGATCGACCAGCGTGAGCCAGCCGTCGGCGTCGACCTGCCCGAGATCTCCGACGCTGACGTGGCCGTCGCGCGCGTCGAGCGGCGCCAGCGCGCCGGCCGCGTCGAGGTAGCCCGCCATCACCGCGGCCGAGCGGACGAACACCTCGCCGGCGACGCCGGGCGCGACCGGCGCGCCGTCGGGATCGAGCACGCGCACCGACACGCCCGGCGGCGGCCGGCCGACCGAGCCCGGGTGCGCGCGGTGGGCGTCGGGACCGATCACCGTGATCGTGCCGGTCTCCGACGAGCCGTAGAACTCGTAGAGCCGGTCGGGCCCGAGCCAGTCGAGGATGCGGTCCTTGACCGCCGGCGCCAGCGGCGCCCCGGCGACGATCGCGGCGCGGACCGAGGCAGGACGCGGACGCTCCGCGGCCGGCAGCTCGAGCACGCGGTACCACTGGGTCGGCACCAGGAAGAACACCGTCGCGGCGGTGTCGGCGACCGCGGCCAGGAACGCGGCCGGCCGGAACCGGTCGAGGATCACCGTGCGCGCGCCGGCGGCGTGCGCGGCCCGGACCAGGATGCCGGGCGCCGAGTGCGCGAGCGGACAGGCGACGAGGTGGACGTCGTCGGGCGCGAGCTGGTAGGTCGCGGTCAGCTCGGCGGCGCGCGCGGCCTCGGCGGCCGCGGGCCGGAAGCACGCCTTGGCCTGGCCGGTGGTGCCTGACGTGAACAGCACGGTCGCGCCGAGCCGCGCCGAGGGCTCGACCGCGGCGCCCGCGCCCGCCGCGGCGGCGGCGAGCTCGATCCGCGGACACGCGACGCCGGCGGCCTGGGCCGCGTGGGCGGCGTCGACCAAGAGCGCCCGCGGACGGACGAACGCGCACAGCGCCTCGACCTCGGCGGCCGCGAGGCGCGGGTTGAGCGGCGCGACCACCAGGTCGAGCGCGGTCGCCGCGGCGCGGGCCGCGATGAAGCCCGGGTGGTTGCCGGCGAGCACCGCGATCAGCTCGCCGGGTCGACAGCCGACCGCGGTGAGCGCGGCCGCGATCCCGGCGGCGGCCCGCGCGACCGCGGCGTCGTCGAGCAGGTAGCGCGTGACCGCGGCGTCGCTCATCGGCGGGAGCCTACCGCGCTCGCCGGGCCCAGCTGATCCATGGTGCGGACGATCGATCTGGCCGGCGCGACGTGGCGCTCGGGCGCGACCAGGACTGAGCTCGGACGCCGGCTTCTGGCGTACGCTCGGCGCATGCCGATGACCCTGCACGAGATGGCGAACACGAGCTGGACCGGATCGGCCGAGCTGTGGCTCGACCCCGCGGGCAACGCCGCCATCCTGTGCGACTGCACGATCGCGGTCGGCGCGGACGCGGTCACGTACGCCTGGACCTACGAGGGCGCGCCGCAGACCGGCCGCCTGGCGCTGCGCGCCGACGGCGCCGACTTCTCGGACACCTGGCACTCCCCGACGCCGATGCCGTGCGCCGCCGCGCCGGCGCCGTGGGCGCTGATCGATGTCTTCGGCACCTACGCCGCCGGCGATGGGCCGCCGTGGGGCTGGCGCATCACGCTGGCCCATCGCCCCGACAGCGACGAGCTGGTGCTGCAGATGACCAACGTCAAGCCGTCGGGCGAGCACGGCCGCGCGGTCCGGATGATCGCCCGCCGGCGCTAGCGCGGGTCAGCGCGACGTCCGCAGCCAGCGCGCGATCGCCGGCGCGACCGCGGCGGCGTCCCGGGCGATGCCGTAGAGGTACTGCGACGCGGCGCTGCGGGCGCACGGCGAGCCGACGAAGAACAGCCCGGGGTGCGAGGCGCTGAGGTTGCGGTCGCACCGGGGCGTGCCGCGCGGCCACCGCGCCACCGTCGCCGGCAGGAACGCGCTGGCGAAGCGATAGCCGGTGGCGAGCACGACCAGATCGACGTCGGCCCGGGTGCCGTCGGCGAAGGTCGCGCGCGCGCCGTCGAGCCGGGTCAGGTCGGCGCGCACGGTGATGGCCCCGCGGCGGCGGAGCTCCGCGAACCCGCGATCGGCGGCCGGCACGGTCTGGCCGCGCGCGCACCACCGACGCGGCCGCACTCGGGCCAGCAGCGGGAACAACGCGAACGCGGGATCGACGCCGAGGATCGTGGCCGGCGTCGCCGAGATCCGCCGCGCCGCGACCGTGACGCACGCGCCGCGCCGCGCGCACAGCTCGGCGATCTCGATCGCGCTCGACGCGCCGCCGACGACGACCACCCGACGGCCGGGCACCGCCAGGTCCGCGCGCCAGGCCGCGGCGTGGATCACCGGCACGGTGGCGGCGCCGGCCAGCACCGGCACCACCGGGAAGTCGAACATGCCGGTGGCGACGACCACGGCGCGGGCCGCGATCCGCTCGACGGTCGCGCGGGCACCACCTCCTGCGACCGCGAGCTCGTACGCGGCGCCGGCGGCGACGACCGCCGTGACCTCGCCGACCTCGGGCGTCACCGCGTGCGCCGCGGCGTAGTCGACCAGGTACGCGTGGTACGCGCCGGCGGTGGCGTACGGCCCGTCGATCGGCGGCGCCAGCCCGGGCAGGCCGACCAGCCGCGTCGGCGACGTCATCACCAGCGTCGGATCCATGCGGCCGTAGGCGCCGCCGATCGCGCCGGCGCGATCGAGCACGCGCACGCTGGCGCCGGTCGCGCGCAGCATGGCCGCGGTCGCCAGGCCGGCGGGGCCAGCGCCGATGATCGCGACGTCAGCCATCGACCTGCTCTCGGACCGACCGGCTCATCGCGGCGATGGTACCCCCGGCGCGCCCCGGCGCGCCCGTGGTAAACCGCGAGCGGTGACGGACCCAGGCAGCAGCGACGACGTGCGGGCCGCGTACGCGCGCCACGTCAACCCGACGTTCAGCAAGCTCCTCGGCGTGCTCGGCTACGGTCGGGTCTGGGTGCAGGGCGACGGCACCACGCTCGTCGACGACGCCGGCCAGCGCTACGTCGACTTCGTGGCCGGGTTCGGCGCCACCAGCCTCGGCCACAACCACCCGGCGGTGCGCGCCGCGCTGATCGACGCGCTGGCCGCGTCGCCGGTGCACGTGTGCCACCTGGGCCCGACGCCGCACGAGGCGGCGCTGGCGGCGCGCCTGGCCGCGTCGGTCGGCGGCGACCTCGAGATCGCCCTCCTGTCGTCGAGCGGCGCCGAGGCGGTCGAGGCGGCGATCAAGCTGGCCCGCGCCGCGACCGGGCGCCGACGGGTGGTCTACTGCCACGGCGGCTTCCACGGCCTGTCGCTGGGCACGCTGTCGATCATGGGCGCGCCGCGCCTGCGCGCGCCGTTCGAGCCGCTGGGCGCCGACACGGTCGCGGTCCGCTTCGGCGACGTCGACGGCCTGCGCCGGGCGCTCAAGGGCCAGCGCGCCGCGGCGTTCGTCGTCGAGCCGATCCAGGCCGAGGCCGGCGTGATCGAGGCGCCGCCGGGCTACCTGGCCGAGGCCCGGGCGCTGTGCACGCAGGCCGGCACCCAGCTCGTCCTCGACGAGGTCCAGACCGGGCTCGGCCGCACCGGCACCACCTACGCGTGCACCGCCGAGGGCGTCGTGCCCGACGCGCTGGTGCTGGCCAAGGCGCTCGGCGGCGGCATGGTGCCCGTCGGCGCGACCCTGTGCACGCGCGCGCTGCACCAGCGGGCCTACGGCGGCCTCGATCGGTTCGATCTGCACGGCTCGACCTTCGCCGGCAACGCGCTGGCGTGCGCCGCCGCGATCGCGACGCTCGACGTGCTCGAGCACGAGCGGCTGGCCGCGCGCAGCGCCACGCTCGGCGCGCTGCTGGTCGCGCTCTTGAACGATCGGATCGGCGGCCACCCGCTGGTGCGCGCGATCCGCGGCCGCGGCCTGCTGGTCGGCGTCGAGCTGGGCACCGCGGTGACCACGACGCTCCGGGCCGCGGGCGCGCGCCTCGGCGCGCTGGCGCCGGCGCTGGGCCGGCTGGCGCCGCCGCCGTTCCTGGGCCAGTGGATCGCGGTGCGGCTGCTCGAGGCCGGCTACGTGTGCCAGCCGACCGCGCACGCCTGGGACGTGCTCAAGCTCGAGCCGCCACTGACGATCACCGAGGCCGAGATCCGCGGGCTGGTCGCGACGCTCGGCGAGATCCTCGATGAGTACCGCGGCGCGGCGGCGGTGCTGCGCGACGTCGGCGTGCGCATGGCCACCCGCGGCGTCCGAGGCTGGGTGTGGTGACGCTGGCCGAGCTGCGCAAGGACGCGGCGTTCGCGCTCGGGGTCGCGCGCCGGCGCCGGTTCCAGGTGCTGGTGCAGGTCACCAACCGCTGCAACATGACCTGCGACTTCTGCGACTTCTGGCCCAACGGCGTCGCGCCGCAGCAGGAGCTCACGGTGGCCGACTTCGCGCGCCTCGCCGACGAGCTGGCCGCGCTCGGCACGATGTTCATCTCGGTCGAGGGCGGCGAGCCCCTGGTGCGCAAGGACATCGTCGAGGTGCTGCGCGTGCTGTCGCGCCAGCACCTGACCTGCCTGTACACCAACGGCTGGTTCGTCACGCCGACCCTGGCGCGGCAGATCTTCGACGCCGGCGTCACCCAGGTCGGCGTGTCGATCGACTACGCCGACGCCGCGGCCCACGATCGTCGCCGCGGCGTCGACGGCGCTACCGCCCGGGCCTGGCGCGCGCTGGCGCACCTGCGCGAGGCGGCGCCCGCCGGCGGC
This genomic window from Myxococcales bacterium contains:
- a CDS encoding OmcA/MtrC family decaheme c-type cytochrome, encoding MVVGLLACTGDPGPNGGDGHTALATTSAEPPGANCANGGVVVQVGVDTNDNGTLDASEVTSTSYVCDGDPGGGGHSSLVTTAEELAGMHCPFGGVRIETGVDVNDDGTLDPSEVNAAATSYVCNFGPSGALSPSTGVNVEIESVSTTSPVTVRFNMRDDRGFPLDIGAGGQAGVYSINTAMQPRFAMGYFTKSASDIVSPLTMYTKTASTSVPAGTPGQYNPTGTAAGHGTLTEIGRGAGEYQYVFPTTDTANGPRAVAYDAAHLADNHVVWVQVTRQTDLFYTINANTYYAANEPYYFVPSGAGAPTVREIVSPDSCSGCHAKFKTETTTSAAFHGGGRVDPTMCNTCHNPGRTSNPLADSASFIHRIHNGAQVATANLFHGIEATYPRDIRQCDACHGSATQGTQSHTVQNRLACQGCHDYVSFTGAAAQTCGAGGAVVYGMDGKPLPCNHLGGPQTGDNTCATCHGPAGPFPVAKYHVPVAKPDPANAWLPGGTNNNTNASYVAAGGYVPPGADTITYDLKSVDTWLDGAIKRPQITFKLKRNGTDVVFQTYSAGVVTELMPNFVGSPSVYFAFAVPQDGNASPTDFNASASGYIKKIWDGSATGTGAGTIAGPDATGYYTIKLTGVQIPATAKMLTGGVGYTYSLSSTPPLVQTNVMGFPWTPNVPADGKAQGGLSVPAPNVWKTATGFTGRRAIVDNAKCKACHGTLGVEPNFHAGQRNDGPTCSFCHNPNRTSSGWSAGSKYFLHAIHAGRKRTTPFTWHAAAVGAGFGEVEFPGTLNTCTTCHVPGTYDFSNAANLTALANEPLTTVATGVYNTDPLVNSTYYTISPYVVSDGVTNYGGGFSFNAGTGATTEAAPTTLVLSPITGACSACHDSTPALNHMQAMGGIFYGPRSSVPAGGTQEQCVICHGPGRTAAIGEVHQR
- a CDS encoding PaaI family thioesterase, which translates into the protein MTTPAVPPDPADLAAQLNAHLGGWNQAMGLRLIRASVDECVGELTVTDVHRQPYGIVHGGVHAGIIEAACSTGAAVVALGRGQTVVGLENATSFIAAARDGVLRVTATPITRGRRTQVWQAQVTDAAGRTLATGRVRLLCLDPGADIAGARAGVG
- a CDS encoding class II glutamine amidotransferase, with the protein product MCELLAMSSRVPATVRLSLGELARHGGLTGPHKDGWGVGFYDGTDARVFKDVTAASDSPWVEFLQRQPLASSIVLAHVRRLTQGTRTLASCQPFARELGGRTHLFAHNGDLDRARLPAVARAGARPLGDTDSEHAFCVLLDRLREPWLGDEPPTVEQRIAIVGEFAATLRPLGPANFLYSDGELLFAHGHIRTRPGGGFGPPGLHVLTRVCAVEPSPIEAPGLAITGAHAGEQRVVLVASVPLSTEGWAPLAEGELLVARAGAIVARVA
- a CDS encoding AMP-binding protein, whose protein sequence is MSDAAVTRYLLDDAAVARAAAGIAAALTAVGCRPGELIAVLAGNHPGFIAARAAATALDLVVAPLNPRLAAAEVEALCAFVRPRALLVDAAHAAQAAGVACPRIELAAAAAGAGAAVEPSARLGATVLFTSGTTGQAKACFRPAAAEAARAAELTATYQLAPDDVHLVACPLAHSAPGILVRAAHAAGARTVILDRFRPAAFLAAVADTAATVFFLVPTQWYRVLELPAAERPRPASVRAAIVAGAPLAPAVKDRILDWLGPDRLYEFYGSSETGTITVIGPDAHRAHPGSVGRPPPGVSVRVLDPDGAPVAPGVAGEVFVRSAAVMAGYLDAAGALAPLDARDGHVSVGDLGQVDADGWLTLVDRKHDTIISGGSNVYPAEVEAALAAHPALAGAVVFGSDDPEWGQVVTALVAPRAAARAPSAADLTTFLRGRLAGYKLPRRWAWCALDALPIGGSGKALRRAARAAYAAGDYLALGSNVRGPARR
- a CDS encoding NAD(P)/FAD-dependent oxidoreductase, whose product is MADVAIIGAGPAGLATAAMLRATGASVRVLDRAGAIGGAYGRMDPTLVMTSPTRLVGLPGLAPPIDGPYATAGAYHAYLVDYAAAHAVTPEVGEVTAVVAAGAAYELAVAGGGARATVERIAARAVVVATGMFDFPVVPVLAGAATVPVIHAAAWRADLAVPGRRVVVVGGASSAIEIAELCARRGACVTVAARRISATPATILGVDPAFALFPLLARVRPRRWCARGQTVPAADRGFAELRRRGAITVRADLTRLDGARATFADGTRADVDLVVLATGYRFASAFLPATVARWPRGTPRCDRNLSASHPGLFFVGSPCARSAASQYLYGIARDAAAVAPAIARWLRTSR
- a CDS encoding aspartate aminotransferase family protein, which codes for MTDPGSSDDVRAAYARHVNPTFSKLLGVLGYGRVWVQGDGTTLVDDAGQRYVDFVAGFGATSLGHNHPAVRAALIDALAASPVHVCHLGPTPHEAALAARLAASVGGDLEIALLSSSGAEAVEAAIKLARAATGRRRVVYCHGGFHGLSLGTLSIMGAPRLRAPFEPLGADTVAVRFGDVDGLRRALKGQRAAAFVVEPIQAEAGVIEAPPGYLAEARALCTQAGTQLVLDEVQTGLGRTGTTYACTAEGVVPDALVLAKALGGGMVPVGATLCTRALHQRAYGGLDRFDLHGSTFAGNALACAAAIATLDVLEHERLAARSATLGALLVALLNDRIGGHPLVRAIRGRGLLVGVELGTAVTTTLRAAGARLGALAPALGRLAPPPFLGQWIAVRLLEAGYVCQPTAHAWDVLKLEPPLTITEAEIRGLVATLGEILDEYRGAAAVLRDVGVRMATRGVRGWVW